AGGGTTTCAATATAATCGCGATACCAGGTAGTCCTGCGTCTGGAGGAGGAACGTGTTAAAGCGGCAGGATAGCCACCTACCGCAATCCGTTCTGCCAGCTCTTTGCCCAATCGTTGATGGGGTGCCATCTTGAAACCACCATCAAACAAAGTATCCAGAAAGCCGGACAGATTTCCAGCCAGCTCTGTCTGTGCCAGCGGATGCAGGCGTAAAATCTCCATCCGTCCGGCAAGAGAATCGGCCAGATTCGGCAACAGCAGCACGTTAGCAGAGCCGGTAAGGATGAAGCGTCCCGGTGTGCGGTCACGGTCTACCGCCGCCTTGATGGAGGTAAACAGTCCAGGAACCCGTTGCACCTCATCAAGCACCACCCTGCTGCCAAGATCGCCGGTAAATCCGACCGGGTCTGCTGTTGCAGCGGCGCGCAGCACGTCATCATCAAAGGTGATATAGGAGTATCCGGCAGCGTCACCCACTGCACGTGCCAGTGTACTCTTTCCGCATTGGCGGGGGCCATGCACCAGAACAACCGGGCTATCTGCCAATGCTTCAAGCAGACGGGGCCGGATATGGCGAGGATAGAGAGAGGAGTTTGTCATGCGGATGAATGTAAATTATTTGTCGGCTGATTGAAAGAAATATGTGCGGACAAATGAAAGCAAATGCTATGTCAGGCGCTATGAACCAGGCATCTGCGGTATCATCGGTAAAGAACAAAATAAATCCGTCCTCGCAGCATCGAATTCCGGAGAATTATGATGGTGTCAGGTCTCCACCTGCAATGTCATGGGTGGAGACCTGACACCTATATCTTCCCCTGGTTTGATAAGGGAAGAGAGCTAGTACAGCGTAACAGCTAAAACCACCCCCCCTTAATCCCCCCTTGACAGGGGGGAAGCCTTTAAGCCTCCCCTGTCAAGGGGAGGTTTGGAGGGGTTGGGTGCGAAATAATAGATGGTACGTGGTACTAGTCGGCCTTGCCTTTATTGGTTCTCTTTTTGGGTAATGCATTGCCAGTGCCATCGTGTTCAATTGCAATTACTACGATTGGAAACGTCATAGCTTCTTTAAACTCTTGTTCAATGTAGCGTATGGCGTCGCGGTAACTTGGGGTGCGATCAGGGAGAAATAATTGAAAACGATCAGATGGGACAACTATAGCTCCCACATCAATATGACCTTCTTGCAGACTGTTTCGCAAATGGACTATATCACGGATAAGGAGATCGCTACGGGCAGACACTTGAATTTCAACACCGATTCTTGCCATAAAAGTTGAATTGTAACGTATCCGCTTTACCCAATCCACCCCGCCAGAGGCGGTTTTCACCCAGTCATCTCCGTTGCTAAAGCGGGAATCAAGCTCTTCACGAATGAATGCCGCACCATTGGCATCACGAGTTTCTTCAATTTCGATTGTTGTTTCAAAAATGATTTGCTGAAGCTCCAGAAATAGATCGGCGAGGCCGAGACGGCAAACTTTCTCTCGTGCTCCTCCGTAAAATTTCATCGCAGTAATCTTCATTAAAAAGATCCCTCCAGTTGTATTGTGGTTCATGACGGACAGAAACAGGAAAAGATTCGGTCAGTCTGGTTTTAATATGAGCGCAATCAAAAAGCTCAGTTCCAATCCAGTTGCGATGGTGAATTTCTGCGGCCTGATAAGTGGATCCACCACCGCCAAAAGGATCGAAGACAATGTCACCGGGGTTTGTTGAAATGAGTATCGCTCGTTCAGGTATTACAAGCTTCAACTCATTTACTCCCGGTCTGACTTTAAATTTCTTGTGTCGGTTTGGTGAAGTGTCGTCCCAGAAGTCTGATAGGTTTAATCCTTCTGGATTGAGTTTATTCCTGTGTCCTCCATAGTCCTTAATTTCACCACCGCAGTGTCGGCAAGTGGAAACTGGAAGGCGTACTTTATTAAATGTTTTTGGTTCTCCACGGGTAAAATACAGCATGGCATAATGAGCTGGATAAAGTTTTTTGCCCCTGGGAAAAGTGCTTTTCATCGATACTGCAATCCAATGTCTGAAATTAAGGTACTCGCGCATGTATTCACCAAAGCGCAGAGCAAGTTCGGGAGTTGAATATAAGAAAAAAGAACCACCGGTTTTCAGTATCCTGGCGCATTCAAATATCCATTTTTTGCACCAACTGAAATATTCTTCTCGGTTTATTTTGTCGTTGAATCCGTTTTTGTAGTCCTTGCCAATATTGAAAGGTGGGTCAGCAAATACAGTATCTACGGACTCTGGACGCAAATTTTCCAGAATGTGCAGACAATTAGCCTGAAAAAGCACGCCGTGAGCAGTTGTCAAGTAGGGGGTCATATATGTTCCGTTTAGCGTAGAGTTATTTGAACATATCATATTTCAGGGTGATCGGCAGGTTTTTTCGCCCCTCAAGGGCGCTCAATTCTCCTTTTATTATTCGGTGTATAACTCATAATTCACCGGTTCACGCGCGTGCGCGCGTGAACCGGTGATCCTCCCAAAGGGTGTACAGAGATAGTATTCACCTGACAGTGCCCTTGAATGGGTCGTGATTTACGCTGCCAGTTTGTAGTCCTCAGTATCTGAATCGTCGTTCTTTGGCAAGCCGTCTATGAAAACCGTGTATGGCGTCCTGCCAAGCATGTTTCTGCCTTGGTGTGGGCGGTCGTAGTTGTAAGTCTTGAGATAGGTGTCCAGATCGGTCTGCATCTCGTCCAACGACTCGTACCACTTGGTGCGGCCCATTACCCGGAAGTGTTCGTCAAGCAAGGTTCTGTGCAGCCGTTCGACAAAGCCATTGCTCTGCGGACGTCTGACCTTGGTGGTGCGGTGCTCGATCTCTTCAAGCTGTAGGAACAGCTCGTAGGGATGATTGTCCGGCCTGCCGCAGAACTCCCTGCCATTATCCGAGAGGATGGTGCTGATCCGGGCGTCATGTTCTTCAAAGAACGGCAGTACGTCTTCATTAAGCACATGCACGGCAGTGACCGGCAGCTTATTGGTGTAGAGCTTGCCCCAGGCGTAGCGTGAGTAGCAATCAATGACCGATTGCAGGTAGACTTTGCCGACGCCTTTCAGAGTGCCGACAAAGAAGGTGTCCACTGCTACGAGATCGCCGGTGTGGCTGGTTTCGATGTGGCGCTCCCTGAACTCCGGGCTGAAACGTTCCAAGGCCCTGATCTGCTCATCTGACAGTTCGAAGGCTTGTTCCCGGACGCTCTTTTCAAGTCGCAGCATCCGTTCCTGTTTGGTCAGCAGGTTG
The window above is part of the Trichlorobacter ammonificans genome. Proteins encoded here:
- a CDS encoding BglII/BstYI family type II restriction endonuclease, translating into MKITAMKFYGGAREKVCRLGLADLFLELQQIIFETTIEIEETRDANGAAFIREELDSRFSNGDDWVKTASGGVDWVKRIRYNSTFMARIGVEIQVSARSDLLIRDIVHLRNSLQEGHIDVGAIVVPSDRFQLFLPDRTPSYRDAIRYIEQEFKEAMTFPIVVIAIEHDGTGNALPKKRTNKGKAD
- a CDS encoding DNA-methyltransferase; translated protein: MTPYLTTAHGVLFQANCLHILENLRPESVDTVFADPPFNIGKDYKNGFNDKINREEYFSWCKKWIFECARILKTGGSFFLYSTPELALRFGEYMREYLNFRHWIAVSMKSTFPRGKKLYPAHYAMLYFTRGEPKTFNKVRLPVSTCRHCGGEIKDYGGHRNKLNPEGLNLSDFWDDTSPNRHKKFKVRPGVNELKLVIPERAILISTNPGDIVFDPFGGGGSTYQAAEIHHRNWIGTELFDCAHIKTRLTESFPVSVRHEPQYNWRDLFNEDYCDEILRRSTRESLPSRPRRSISGASANHF
- a CDS encoding IS481 family transposase is translated as MTTAEKVSRRKLSLLELAADLSNVSKACKLMGYSRQQFYEIRRNYQTYGSAGLVDRMPGARGPHPNRVDESVEQAILEHCLAHPGHGPLRVANELALKGTQVSSGGVRGVWSRHNLLTKQERMLRLEKSVREQAFELSDEQIRALERFSPEFRERHIETSHTGDLVAVDTFFVGTLKGVGKVYLQSVIDCYSRYAWGKLYTNKLPVTAVHVLNEDVLPFFEEHDARISTILSDNGREFCGRPDNHPYELFLQLEEIEHRTTKVRRPQSNGFVERLHRTLLDEHFRVMGRTKWYESLDEMQTDLDTYLKTYNYDRPHQGRNMLGRTPYTVFIDGLPKNDDSDTEDYKLAA